A stretch of the Anaeromusa acidaminophila DSM 3853 genome encodes the following:
- a CDS encoding sodium:solute symporter family protein: protein MTNEVTSLVVIAVMLGLVFIIGMVPGMKNKLDLEGWAVGGRNFGRWLNWFVLAGEIYTAFAFLGASGWAYAKGGPIFYILGYGGLAYVVGYHVLPKICEVGHANKLLTQPDLIAHLYKSEKLAFGTALVGVAFLLPYLQLQLTGLGLIIETCSYGQITRIPAMLIAFSLVATFVYVSGLKGVASTAVIKDTIMMVAVVFFGLYLPYHYFGSVGGMFEALDTAKPGFLALPGGTPNLDVTWAMSTLVVTSLGFYMWPHFSANTFSARSPEVLRHNAVYLPLYQYCLLFPMLVGFTALLVLEPALKVPDMAFMAVVQNLFPGWVLGLVGGAGALACMIPAADLILSTSMLVSRNIYGKTAGKDMSPNEIGRVARLVVLLLTGIALLLAIFLPNMLVNLLLTGYSGVTQFFPMIVLGLFWRKASKEGAIAGLLIGELLVFTLILNKMDPFTLGSIHLNAGFVALTINTFIYVVVNEVVYRMKSQMPSVETEKVS, encoded by the coding sequence ATGACCAACGAAGTCACTTCTTTAGTGGTGATTGCCGTTATGTTGGGGTTGGTTTTTATCATCGGCATGGTTCCCGGTATGAAGAATAAGCTGGACCTTGAAGGCTGGGCGGTTGGCGGACGTAATTTCGGGCGTTGGCTGAATTGGTTTGTACTGGCTGGAGAAATTTATACGGCCTTCGCTTTTTTAGGGGCCAGCGGTTGGGCTTATGCTAAAGGCGGTCCAATTTTCTACATCTTAGGTTATGGCGGCTTGGCCTATGTGGTTGGCTACCATGTGCTGCCTAAAATTTGCGAAGTCGGTCATGCCAATAAATTATTGACTCAGCCGGATTTGATCGCGCATTTATACAAAAGTGAAAAGCTGGCTTTTGGGACTGCACTAGTGGGAGTCGCCTTTTTGCTGCCTTATTTGCAATTACAGCTGACTGGTTTAGGACTTATTATTGAAACTTGTTCTTATGGACAGATCACCCGGATCCCAGCTATGTTGATTGCTTTTTCTCTTGTTGCGACGTTTGTATATGTAAGCGGCTTGAAAGGGGTTGCCTCTACCGCCGTTATTAAGGATACCATTATGATGGTGGCGGTTGTCTTTTTCGGTTTGTACTTACCCTACCATTATTTTGGAAGTGTCGGCGGCATGTTTGAAGCTTTGGATACTGCGAAGCCCGGTTTTTTAGCCTTGCCGGGAGGAACGCCTAATCTTGACGTGACTTGGGCTATGTCGACGTTGGTAGTTACTAGCTTGGGCTTTTACATGTGGCCTCATTTTTCCGCCAATACTTTTAGTGCGAGATCGCCGGAAGTCCTTCGTCACAATGCGGTATATTTACCTTTATATCAATATTGTCTTTTGTTTCCCATGCTTGTAGGTTTTACGGCCTTATTGGTATTGGAACCGGCATTAAAGGTTCCAGATATGGCGTTTATGGCGGTGGTACAAAATTTGTTCCCTGGCTGGGTACTAGGACTTGTAGGCGGCGCAGGCGCGTTGGCTTGCATGATACCGGCGGCAGATTTGATTCTTTCCACTTCTATGCTCGTTTCACGCAATATTTACGGCAAGACAGCAGGTAAAGACATGAGCCCTAATGAGATTGGGCGCGTGGCGCGCTTGGTGGTTCTGCTTCTTACGGGAATTGCATTGTTACTGGCTATTTTCTTGCCGAACATGTTGGTCAATTTACTTTTGACCGGCTATTCGGGAGTAACGCAATTTTTCCCGATGATTGTTTTAGGCTTGTTCTGGCGCAAGGCTTCGAAGGAAGGCGCTATTGCCGGCTTGCTAATCGGCGAACTACTGGTATTTACCTTGATTTTAAACAAAATGGATCCCTTTACGTTAGGAAGCATTCACTTGAATGCGGGTTTTGTGGCGCTGACAATCAATACGTTTATTTATGTTGTCGTCAATGAAGTTGTGTACCGCATGAAGTCACAGATGCCGTCTGTGGAAACGGAAAAGGTTTCCTGA
- the rpoD gene encoding RNA polymerase sigma factor RpoD codes for MTEKKVRPEVQMDSLLERGEKRGGVLSYGEIMDSLQNEELSADEMDDMYESFSNKGIEIVDEIAEVEIIEDADANNEQHEEVDIDLSIPEGISIDDPVRMYLKEIGRVPLLTADDEIALAKRMEQGDEEAKRRLAEANLRLVVSIAKRYVGRGMLFLDLIQEGNLGLIKAVEKFDYNKGYKFSTYATWWIRQAITRAIADQARTIRIPVHMVETINKLIRVSRHLLQDLGREPLPEEIAKEMEISVERVREIMKIAQEPVSLETPIGEEEDSHLGDFIEDQDAPAPAEAASFMLLKEQLEEVLETLTPREEKVLRLRFGLDDGRARTLEEVGQHFGVTRERIRQIEAKALRKLRHPSRSKKLKDFLE; via the coding sequence GTACGTCCAGAAGTACAAATGGATTCGTTGTTGGAGCGAGGCGAAAAACGAGGCGGCGTCCTGTCGTATGGAGAAATTATGGACAGCTTGCAAAATGAAGAGCTTTCGGCTGACGAAATGGACGATATGTATGAGTCTTTCTCCAACAAAGGCATCGAGATTGTCGATGAAATAGCGGAAGTTGAAATTATTGAAGACGCAGATGCTAATAATGAGCAGCATGAGGAAGTAGACATTGATTTGTCTATTCCGGAGGGAATCAGTATTGACGATCCGGTCCGCATGTATTTAAAAGAGATTGGCCGGGTGCCGCTGTTGACGGCAGATGATGAGATTGCTTTGGCCAAGCGGATGGAACAAGGTGACGAAGAGGCAAAGCGGCGTTTAGCCGAAGCCAATTTGCGTCTTGTAGTCAGTATTGCCAAGCGTTATGTCGGCAGAGGCATGTTGTTTTTGGATTTGATCCAAGAAGGCAATTTGGGACTTATCAAAGCGGTCGAGAAATTCGACTATAATAAAGGCTATAAATTCAGCACCTATGCGACATGGTGGATTCGCCAAGCTATTACTCGGGCGATTGCAGACCAGGCTCGTACTATTCGTATTCCCGTGCATATGGTGGAAACCATTAACAAGCTGATTCGCGTGTCGCGGCACTTGTTGCAGGATCTGGGACGGGAACCGTTGCCGGAAGAGATTGCCAAGGAAATGGAAATCAGCGTAGAACGGGTACGGGAAATTATGAAAATAGCCCAAGAACCTGTTTCGTTGGAAACGCCGATCGGGGAAGAGGAAGACTCTCATTTGGGAGACTTTATCGAAGACCAGGACGCTCCGGCGCCTGCTGAAGCAGCATCATTTATGCTTCTAAAGGAACAGCTGGAAGAAGTTTTGGAAACATTGACGCCGCGAGAAGAGAAGGTATTGCGTCTTCGTTTTGGGCTTGATGATGGCCGAGCTCGCACCTTGGAAGAGGTTGGGCAGCATTTTGGCGTTACTCGTGAACGAATTCGCCAAATCGAAGCGAAAGCATTGCGGAAACTTCGTCATCCCAGCCGGAGCAAGAAGCTGAAGGATTTTCTGGAGTAA
- a CDS encoding M20 metallopeptidase family protein, with the protein MDFKAVVLNQKDEIIAWRREFRKNPELSCKEFETQKKIMALLMEWGLQPKKAAGTGIVADIKGALPGKTIAVRADMDALLLQDELDKPYRSTKPGVSHACGHDGHMAMLLGLAKTLVGLRGELSGTVRLLFQPSEEQLPGGAAPMIEAGALEGVDYVLGTHVWKDVPSGKVLVLPEAMMAAPDEFSIEIQGRGGHGSLPQQTVDPIWIGAQIINALKTITSSLINPMEHGVVSVGIFKSGDAFNIIPDTALIKGTVRTFDDELRHAIHEHIRRMSNGIANTMGAQCKVEIIKGYPPVINNPEVAGVVAEASQETLGAEGLFDMPPVLGAEDFSHYLEKTKGAFFFLGIGNEAAGSIYPHHHPRFDLDEEVLPKGVEIMLRTIWKLGKK; encoded by the coding sequence ATGGATTTTAAAGCGGTTGTATTGAACCAAAAAGATGAGATTATTGCATGGCGTCGTGAATTTCGGAAAAATCCGGAATTGAGCTGCAAAGAATTTGAAACCCAGAAAAAAATAATGGCTTTGTTGATGGAATGGGGATTGCAGCCTAAGAAAGCAGCTGGAACTGGAATTGTTGCGGATATAAAAGGAGCTTTACCTGGTAAAACCATTGCCGTGCGTGCGGACATGGATGCGCTGCTATTGCAGGACGAGCTGGATAAGCCGTATCGCTCCACAAAACCAGGCGTTAGTCATGCGTGTGGTCACGACGGACACATGGCTATGCTGTTAGGTTTGGCGAAAACGCTGGTAGGATTGCGGGGGGAACTATCCGGAACAGTACGGCTTTTGTTTCAGCCTAGTGAAGAACAGCTGCCGGGGGGAGCCGCGCCTATGATTGAGGCAGGCGCTCTAGAGGGCGTAGATTATGTATTGGGAACGCATGTCTGGAAAGATGTTCCTAGCGGAAAGGTGCTTGTTTTACCAGAGGCGATGATGGCGGCGCCGGATGAATTTTCTATTGAGATCCAAGGCCGCGGCGGTCATGGATCGCTGCCGCAGCAAACGGTAGATCCGATCTGGATTGGCGCACAGATTATCAACGCTTTAAAGACTATCACTTCCAGTCTAATCAATCCGATGGAACATGGCGTTGTTTCGGTAGGCATCTTTAAATCGGGCGATGCTTTCAATATAATTCCCGATACGGCGCTTATTAAAGGAACCGTGCGCACCTTTGACGATGAATTGAGACATGCGATTCATGAACATATTCGGCGGATGAGCAACGGCATTGCCAATACGATGGGGGCGCAATGCAAAGTTGAGATTATTAAAGGCTATCCGCCGGTGATTAACAATCCAGAGGTTGCAGGCGTTGTGGCGGAAGCTTCCCAAGAAACTCTTGGAGCAGAAGGCCTCTTTGATATGCCGCCTGTGTTGGGAGCGGAAGACTTTTCGCATTATCTTGAGAAAACAAAGGGCGCCTTCTTCTTCCTTGGAATTGGTAATGAGGCTGCAGGCAGCATATACCCGCATCATCATCCTCGCTTTGATTTAGACGAAGAAGTGCTGCCTAAAGGCGTAGAAATTATGTTGCGGACAATTTGGAAACTAGGGAAAAAATAA
- a CDS encoding DUF3311 domain-containing protein, whose translation MKWLRVLLTLIPFVWTIAFLPFANRVKPLVMGLPFLAFWLVAGVFIAFLCLSVLYQLDKGREERGNLR comes from the coding sequence ATGAAATGGCTTAGAGTACTGCTGACCCTTATTCCGTTTGTCTGGACTATTGCTTTTTTGCCTTTTGCGAATCGGGTTAAACCTTTGGTAATGGGGCTGCCTTTCTTGGCTTTTTGGCTCGTTGCCGGTGTGTTTATCGCATTTCTCTGCCTCAGTGTTTTGTATCAGCTTGATAAAGGAAGAGAAGAAAGGGGGAATCTGCGATGA
- a CDS encoding Nif3-like dinuclear metal center hexameric protein, with translation MSVKLQVILEALEQLAPRRLAEEWDRVGLQLGQGAQEIRRILVALDVTEAVAAEAKEVQADLIVAHHPFIFKPLEQIHTDRFPGNLLQQFLRDNVALIAAHTNLDYADGGLNDWLAEALELQNVDVLQAGPEEKLLKLVVFVPEEAVEAVREALARAGAGHIGRYSHCSFQSAGEGTFLPLEGTNPYKGKLGRLERTPEIRLETILPQRISGRVLRAMLRSHPYEEVAYDLYPLANERREGGLGRIGLLSREMTLAELARNVAKNLDLPGVRAVGDSQRIIRKAAVCGGAGASLISKAAFRGADVLITGDIKYHEAQQAQNSDLALLDAGHFGTEKLMVGKVAQYLQEQSVVGKWNVEVIAAQSERDVFSWEPCGE, from the coding sequence ATGTCTGTGAAACTGCAGGTAATATTGGAGGCGCTGGAGCAATTGGCGCCGCGCCGCTTAGCGGAAGAATGGGATCGCGTCGGTTTGCAGCTAGGGCAAGGGGCGCAAGAGATTCGTCGTATTTTGGTAGCCTTGGATGTAACTGAAGCCGTGGCGGCGGAAGCAAAAGAGGTTCAGGCAGACTTGATTGTAGCGCATCATCCGTTTATTTTTAAACCGTTGGAGCAGATTCATACCGATCGCTTTCCGGGAAATTTACTGCAGCAATTTTTGCGGGACAATGTGGCTCTGATTGCAGCCCATACCAATCTCGATTACGCCGACGGCGGCTTAAACGACTGGCTGGCGGAAGCGCTGGAATTGCAGAACGTGGATGTTTTACAGGCCGGACCAGAAGAAAAGCTTCTTAAATTAGTCGTCTTTGTGCCGGAAGAGGCGGTGGAGGCGGTGAGAGAAGCCCTTGCCCGCGCTGGAGCGGGCCATATTGGCCGTTATAGCCACTGCAGCTTTCAAAGCGCTGGTGAAGGAACATTTTTGCCTCTGGAGGGAACCAATCCTTATAAAGGAAAACTGGGGCGCCTAGAAAGAACGCCGGAGATCCGCTTGGAAACGATTTTGCCGCAGCGTATATCCGGGAGGGTGTTGCGGGCTATGCTGCGAAGCCATCCTTATGAAGAAGTTGCCTATGACTTGTATCCCCTGGCCAATGAACGTCGGGAAGGCGGTTTAGGCCGCATCGGTTTACTGTCACGGGAAATGACGCTGGCGGAGCTGGCGAGGAATGTGGCAAAAAACCTCGATTTGCCGGGCGTTAGGGCGGTAGGGGATTCGCAAAGGATCATCCGCAAGGCAGCCGTTTGCGGCGGAGCTGGCGCCAGCTTAATCAGCAAGGCGGCTTTTCGCGGTGCGGATGTGCTGATAACCGGGGATATAAAGTATCATGAAGCACAGCAGGCGCAAAATAGCGATTTGGCGTTACTTGATGCAGGGCATTTTGGGACGGAAAAGTTGATGGTAGGGAAAGTGGCGCAGTATCTGCAAGAGCAGTCTGTGGTCGGGAAATGGAATGTGGAAGTAATAGCAGCTCAGTCGGAACGTGATGTATTTTCATGGGAACCTTGCGGTGAGTAA
- a CDS encoding HAD family hydrolase, with the protein MPYCYAVWDIDGTLLRSAKAGLYAFEEAMLQFFNKTTSFDTIPTAGRTDWFIARTIFERFGYANASSIERQNFIELYETLLPAHLKARQGLVLPGVKEALSWSQQQPQIKTLLLTGNTRQGALAKLTHYGLKDFFDFDASIFCDFDEERNELSRRLWLNLQTKQTSLTGQQILIIGDTPHDILCGQAIGAHTAAVATGQYTLKDLNDFNPSAVYQQLPEPETLFASLQN; encoded by the coding sequence ATGCCTTACTGTTATGCTGTCTGGGATATTGACGGTACTCTGCTGCGATCTGCCAAGGCTGGTCTCTACGCATTTGAAGAAGCCATGCTGCAATTCTTCAACAAAACGACCTCCTTTGATACCATTCCCACTGCAGGACGCACCGACTGGTTTATTGCCAGAACCATCTTTGAACGCTTCGGCTACGCCAATGCTTCCTCCATAGAACGCCAAAACTTTATCGAGCTTTATGAGACGCTGTTGCCAGCCCATTTAAAAGCGCGCCAAGGTTTAGTGCTTCCCGGCGTAAAAGAAGCCTTATCTTGGAGCCAGCAGCAGCCGCAAATCAAAACGCTGCTACTCACTGGCAATACCCGTCAAGGAGCGCTAGCCAAGCTGACTCATTATGGCTTAAAAGATTTCTTTGATTTCGATGCCAGCATCTTCTGCGACTTTGACGAAGAACGCAACGAACTATCCCGCCGTCTTTGGCTGAATCTACAAACCAAGCAAACCTCACTCACCGGACAGCAGATCCTTATTATTGGCGATACTCCTCATGACATCCTTTGCGGCCAAGCCATAGGCGCTCATACTGCTGCTGTTGCCACTGGCCAATATACACTCAAAGATCTGAACGACTTCAACCCTTCTGCCGTCTACCAGCAATTGCCTGAACCGGAAACCCTCTTTGCTTCGCTGCAAAATTAG
- a CDS encoding tRNA (adenine(22)-N(1))-methyltransferase translates to MNIPILSKRLQALAEEVTAGSVPADIGTDHALLPLYLVGTGRCLRAIAGDVHKGPFETAREAVAEAGLAEAISVRHGNGLAVLQPEEADLLILAGMGAVTMIQIFEAQPKVVAGAKRLILQPMIGSGALRRWLGDHNFIVIKEELLEEEGRLYEFLVAEPGRSVKPEEDILFDIGPLLWQNRHPLLARLLDERLEHARSVAAEMTKSKAAVNTQRYQDLCGRIAAMEAKRKCL, encoded by the coding sequence ATGAACATTCCTATTTTGAGTAAACGGCTGCAGGCGCTGGCGGAGGAAGTTACCGCAGGCAGCGTCCCTGCGGATATTGGTACGGATCATGCGTTATTACCTTTATATCTTGTTGGTACAGGACGGTGTTTACGCGCCATAGCTGGCGATGTACATAAAGGCCCTTTTGAAACGGCTCGCGAGGCGGTTGCGGAAGCCGGGCTTGCAGAAGCTATTTCGGTGCGCCATGGCAATGGCTTAGCGGTGCTGCAGCCAGAGGAAGCGGACTTATTGATCTTGGCTGGCATGGGGGCTGTTACCATGATTCAGATTTTTGAGGCGCAGCCGAAAGTGGTAGCAGGAGCTAAACGGCTGATTTTACAGCCTATGATCGGTTCGGGCGCGTTGCGCCGCTGGCTAGGGGATCATAATTTCATCGTAATAAAGGAAGAGTTGCTAGAAGAAGAAGGGCGGCTTTATGAGTTTTTAGTAGCGGAGCCGGGACGATCGGTGAAACCAGAAGAAGATATTTTATTTGATATCGGGCCGCTGTTATGGCAAAACCGCCATCCGCTGTTGGCCAGGCTTTTGGATGAACGCCTTGAGCATGCCCGTAGCGTGGCCGCGGAGATGACAAAAAGCAAGGCTGCTGTCAATACACAGCGTTATCAGGATCTTTGCGGACGAATTGCAGCGATGGAGGCGAAAAGAAAATGTCTGTGA